In Marinitoga hydrogenitolerans DSM 16785, the genomic window TTTATGATGAATTTTACCAAACGGAAATGAACAATGTGATAAAAATTTTATGTCACAATTTTTACCAATTTTATATGTGGATTTTATATATTGTTCTCCCTGTTTTTTTAGAAAACCAACACACATGTGTATAGGTTTATCAAGTTTTAAATTGTCTTCTATTATCATTTCATATTCAACTTTTCCATTTTCTGCACTTTTAACATTTATAGTTATACCATCAACTGTATTTTTACCAAGTATTTTATCTCCGCTTATAATTATAGATACTATGTCTTTGCTTAATAAATTGCTAATATCACCACCAGCTTGCTCATATGCTTTTTCAATCATTTCAAATTCTTTTGCATAGTTTTTTTCTATATTCATAATTTCACCTCGTCTTCTGTGAATTCAACTGGAACATTTATATGAGCGCAGTTATCACATGTAGATTTGTAAACTTCAGAAACTTTTTTAGGATCACCTTCAGCTTTTATTTTTCCAGAACAAATAAGGAAAGCTTCATCAGCAATTTCAGCTATTTCTTCTCTATGTGTTATACTTAAAACAGTTCCACCAGTTGAGGTTATTATTTTAAATATCCTTTCAATCATAATATTTGACATCATATCTATACCAGAATCTGGTTCGTCAAAAATTGCGAATCTAGGCTTTAAAATAATTAGTGAAGCCAATTCAATTCTTTTTCTTTCTCCACCAGATAGTGTTTTATCTACTTTTCTATGTAAATAAAAGGGATTTAATCCTACTAAATTCAATATTTCTATTAATTCAGAATCACTTAAGTTTATTCTCTTACCTAAAGTTAAATATTCTCTGACCCCTAATCCTTCGTATCTTACAGGCTCTTGCCAGGCCATTGTTATTCTAAGTTTTGCTCTTTCTGTTATATTAAGATTTGTGATATCTTTACCGTTAAAAATTATTTGACCACCATGTTTTCCAATATATCCATTCAATCCCATTATTATTCTTGCTAATGTAGATTTTCCAACACCATTATTTCCTAAAACGGCATAAATTTTACCATCTTCGAACTTATAAGAAATATCTTCAAGTATCTTTCTTGTACCAGTTTTAAAACTTATGTTTTTTAATTCGAGCATTTTGCTTCCTCCTCA contains:
- a CDS encoding ATP-binding cassette domain-containing protein; this translates as MLELKNISFKTGTRKILEDISYKFEDGKIYAVLGNNGVGKSTLARIIMGLNGYIGKHGGQIIFNGKDITNLNITERAKLRITMAWQEPVRYEGLGVREYLTLGKRINLSDSELIEILNLVGLNPFYLHRKVDKTLSGGERKRIELASLIILKPRFAIFDEPDSGIDMMSNIMIERIFKIITSTGGTVLSITHREEIAEIADEAFLICSGKIKAEGDPKKVSEVYKSTCDNCAHINVPVEFTEDEVKL